The genomic DNA TCTTACTAACTGCTGCATAAATCAGAGACCAGTCAAATAGCATTATTGTGCCACCCAGTTTGAACATTGGTTTAGTGGCAACAAACTCAGAGGAGGCAGAGATTTGTATGGAATCATTAGTCGATAAATACGTCCCTGACTTAGATACACTTTACATATATTTGctgttgtgacatttttattttacactctTCTGTATACAAGTATAAGCACTTACAACATGCTTTGTGAAGCTCGATTGTACACAGTGAGAAAACACCATGATTTTCCTTCAAGGtatatttatcattaaaaagGCCATGGTTCAAGTGGAAGGACTTGTTATTacagaaattattattactgaCAAAGATCTATAAAAAACACTTCTATGATACAAGTGTAATAATTTACAAGACATTTTGTGAATAGTTTGTacaaagtgaattaaaaaacatgtacagtaatgaaaaataaataaaataaatatcgaCAGAAAGTTTTTGGtttgatagttttttttaaacctggtGCATTCAGTAATGGAGCCAAATGCAAGGATTACAATACCTGAAAATTATTGATACTGGAATGGAGTCAGTGAATGTCTCATTCAACATTATGGACAATTTTTTATCCATCTTGAATCCTAAAATCAACTGAGATGGATTTGAGCTCTGTTATCTGTTTTAAGTAGTGTAAGATCTgttatttatgaaatattctAACTGACACAATTAAGCCCCATAACACAAAGGGTATACATATACTATTTAGGAGTTTGATTCACTTAAATTGCTTGctttatatttatgaaatacaaaaacacagtgaagaccGGGTCGATTTGTGATTTATTAGGTAGAtcaatattcaataaaaaaaaagttgtataaatgCATTTCTGTTTATATATCTAGCTTTATATATAGATcgatatataaatatgaatcataaacataaacatttttgtccCTTTAGAATTCCTTACATTAGACAATACAGTAGTGACAAAGATATGTACTGAGTGCAACATTTACAATTGAAACATTAACTTTCCACATGTCTCTTTTGGATAAACTATATAAGAGACACTATTTCTAAATGACCTCAAACATGtctttggcatttctgtacCCCCATTTCACTTAtcacacacttacaaacacacaaacacacacataaatcacacacacacacacacacacacacacacacacacacacacacacacacacacacacacacacacacttaaaagtCCAATCAAGATTTTTTTGTAGCTGATCATACTTTATTGTTTGAGCAATAATTAAGTTCTGTACAGTCTTTTCAGGGGGTGATGTGAGTTCAGCTGGGTGCAGACTCAGTGgaggctggctgctgctgccgctgcttcATAAGCTGTTCCTTCCGTGCAATTTGGAAATTCATCATGCAGTCTTTGAACGTCTGCACCTGGCTCTTGCACACACGCCAGTCCTGGTGTTCAGCCATGCACTCCTGCACAGCATAGTGCAGCTCAGCACAGCCAGTGCGGGAGATCATCTGTTCAACAGGGTCATCCTCATCATCGTCTTTACGGCTGCGGTCATGGGGTGAAGGGGACGCCATCCTTTTCCAATATAGTGCTTACTCAGTGGGTCTGCAGAGGACAACAcatgatgttattactgataaACAGTTAATACAGTTTCAGTAACAACCACATAAACCTCCCCTGCTGTTCCTTCAGCACGCCTTTGCTGTTCAGGCCCTCTTCGCAGTGATATCTCTTAATCTTTGGCTGTAAAAGTTGTATTAATTGAACTAACTTCCTTTCAGTCAGAATTTTGAGAGGGCCAATTGACCCCCTTAATAAGATACTGCTGTATTGTTTCATTCATTGTCtgttacatttccattttaatcaTATTTCCTCAAATGTTATGAGTGTTTATGGTTGATGGTGTAGGATGTAAATGTATCCTGTCTCTTAAGGCACTTCCActttgtgaaaaagtatttgtattttttaatcaactATTATGTAATTTGTGCAATATAAATGCATTTGACTGGCAAATAGTTCGTCAGTCCCTTTGCAGATTTcgattttacatacaaaacatgtgATGATGAAATGTAAGCTAGTTAACGAATATGTTCACACACAATCAACGTCCATTGTTCTCACCTGTTTATTCTCTTTGGACGAATCTGTCCGTCACTGAAGTTACgttttccataacctgcttaatTCAGACCTTCTCGTAATCAACCCCACAGTCTCCGCGGAGGACACATTTGAGCGAAGGACGAAAGTGTAACCGTAAAATAGTTCCGTCGATCCCTACATCTGTTCCGCTTCAGAAAACTAATGACAATTAATGTCATTTTGTGAATAAATTCATGAATCAATGAATATGTGAATGAAAATATTGTTCACACTGCAGTTTTAAACCAAGTAGAGCCGTGAATATACAGTTTGAAGCCACTAGAATGCAGGCCACATCACAATTAGTTGTTCACGCTCTCTGGCCTACAGACAGATTGTTTTGTATGTTCTACAATGTGTATCTGTATAATGTACAGGGGGTACGTGTAGCCAATAGAATACATAATTCTTATAGCCtgttacaaaaatgttgttgtgtaaTCACTCATCAAAATGATTTGAAAGCCtaatttataatgttttgaGTTGTTAACATTTAGAAACTAAAAGCtaactaaacacaaaaacattgtcGGTAGGCCTATTATCTCAGATAATATGAAGAGCAATAGGCTATGATCTGACTAATGGATCTTGCTTCAGAGTGGGCTTCTGATTAATAAGCCTTGTTTGATTGCATTTACTAATAGAGCGAACTGAGCCATTGAAATGAAAACTAATTTCCGGACGGACAACTGATACCTCAGGCATGCAGGAAATATTTCAAAGGGAATAAGCAGGAAGACAGTTGCAGTTGTAGTgagatttctttttcatttcaaacatttaattgaaaaaatttAGATGACTCAAATCATACAGGATTTTGACACATAGAGACCAGGGTTTACGTCCATGCCCGATCTGTTTGGTTTACTTAAACTTCATTAAAAAGACTTGGTTGAATATTGTAAAAGTCTCATACTTCAATATCAGCATTCACCTAATATTAAACCTTAATTTACTGGCTTGATGTGAACCAGCTCATCTGCAGTTGTTGCAATGGTGGATGAATCTTGATTACAATATCCAGATGGAATCTTTAAGCATCTCCATGAGAAAGACTATTAAGTAGACAATTTCAACTCATTTTCCAGCTGTAAATGTTACAAGTCGGCCTTGTGTGAAAATCTGTTCCCTCTTCAGTGTTTCCCTATGCAGGGCTTAGTCTATGTTATGGTTATAAGTGTAGCAGGGAAaaggggttggggttaggtaTGGGTCGGTTTAAGTAAGGGGGAAACAgacttttacacttttacagtCAAAGTGGCTTCATTAAAACCTGTTTAatgaaaaatcatcaaaaagagCCCAGGCTCTTGACCCATTACACTTAAAGCCTGAATTACTTATTTACCCCTTATAACTTTGCTCTTTCGTTGGTCTGTGCCAGTTAGATTTTTTCTCACCAGAGCCAAGGCTCTGATTTTGAGCTCTTTGGTTTTCAAAGAATACACAATAGGATTGATGCAGGGTGGGATGCAAGAGGCCATCGAAAGGCTCAGCACACGCTGGTCCGGGTCAATCAGACGCAGATAAAACCCAATAGTGAAAATGGTAATGAGAGGAATGTAAAACACAGCAACAAGGATGATATGCTCAATGCAAGTGGACAGAGCTTTAACCCGACTGTCTAAAGATTTCATTCTGAACACGGTCACCAGGATAGTCACAtaagacagaagaataaaagaaaagggtCCTACAAGGATCATAACAGTGAGTAAAGAAGCTGCAGACCACTGCATTGAGTAATCATTACAGGCAAGTCTAAACACAGGCGCATAGTCACAGAAATAGCTGAACACTCTGACAGAATTGCAAAATGAGAGTCGGGTCATTATACCTGTTGAAAATGCTGTTACTCCCAGAGCAAAAGACCAAGTCAGTCCCACAATACAAGACATTCTCCGCAAAGTGTTGACTGAGTTGTGACGCAGAGGTAAACATATTGCAATTAACCTGTCGTAGGCAAGTATAGCGAGTGCAAATGACTCCAAAGTCCCAAATGcataatacacaaacatttgtaCCAAACACAAGTTGAATGGAATGAAATTGTCCTTAACGAGGAATATCTTAATCATGCCGGGAATAGTGCATGTGTTCAGGAATAAATCAATTACTGCCAGGTTGATCACAGCCAGAAACTTTGGAGTATGTAAGATGTGATTAAAGGCAATTACATAGATCACCAAACTGTTGAAGAGCACTGTAACCCCATAAACAAACGATAGAAAGATGAAGTACACACTGATGAAGGGAAATGTCTCAAATCCGATGATATAGAAGCCTGGAGGTCGAATGATGAGAGAGTCATTGAAAATAGTCCTGAGAAAAGACATAGTTGAACTCCACAGCCTGTTAAGTAGGACAGCCTCTGGTCCACAGTGTTTAAAAGTTTTCCTGTCTGAAAAACAGGGAAATCATATCATATTGTACATCACAGAATGGATTTCTATGAAGGGTAATAGATAAAGTGCACAATTGTTATGCCATtcagataaaacacattttaacaaagcAGTAATCATATAATCCATTTTCAGAAAGTTAAATCACTTATTAATGTGCTACAAGTCAATCAATTAATCCTACGTTATTATCCGTGAAGAATCATTCAGCATTAGCTTGTGATGCTGACTCTGAAAGCAGCATGCAGATGGTGGATGGTGACATATATACTCTTCTGACTGAGCAACTGACACTGACTCAATGTGCAATACCCTATCAGTAAAGTTAGTTTAGCCCTTGGGAAGTCGGGCTATAGGTTATCTTTTTGATTATACTTGtactacatttaaaacaaagggTTAATTTGCTTggtaaaactaaatataacggaatgaaataaaagaggaaTAGCCAACGAGTCATGGTTAAAGACAgtgactgtaaaatgttttaaaaatactcTTTGATGAAGACAAAAGTTTAAATTTTAAGATAATGACATCATACTCACTGCTAGATGTGTTTCGGATAGTCTGATCATTGCTGGATGTGTGGCAATTCTTGTCTCTACACTAAGAATGTAGGCTTATTATCAATATTTagttaaaataattttcaagCATCTATATATACCACGATATGGCAAATGTATGgaaaatcatatatataatgACCTTAAAGTTACACCTTTATTATGCATTATTTTAGACGaaagtatattttgttataatatttttgttataacattttatatatatatatatatatatatatatatatatatatatatatacacaatgcacaaatgcacaaatcCATACAATTGTATTTAGTTTTATCAAATCATA from Anoplopoma fimbria isolate UVic2021 breed Golden Eagle Sablefish chromosome 24, Afim_UVic_2022, whole genome shotgun sequence includes the following:
- the LOC129114041 gene encoding cytochrome c oxidase assembly factor 4 homolog, mitochondrial-like; the encoded protein is MASPSPHDRSRKDDDEDDPVEQMISRTGCAELHYAVQECMAEHQDWRVCKSQVQTFKDCMMNFQIARKEQLMKQRQQQPASTESAPS
- the LOC129113892 gene encoding olfactory receptor 1M1-like — its product is MSFLRTIFNDSLIIRPPGFYIIGFETFPFISVYFIFLSFVYGVTVLFNSLVIYVIAFNHILHTPKFLAVINLAVIDLFLNTCTIPGMIKIFLVKDNFIPFNLCLVQMFVYYAFGTLESFALAILAYDRLIAICLPLRHNSVNTLRRMSCIVGLTWSFALGVTAFSTGIMTRLSFCNSVRVFSYFCDYAPVFRLACNDYSMQWSAASLLTVMILVGPFSFILLSYVTILVTVFRMKSLDSRVKALSTCIEHIILVAVFYIPLITIFTIGFYLRLIDPDQRVLSLSMASCIPPCINPIVYSLKTKELKIRALALVRKNLTGTDQRKSKVIRGK